Proteins from one Enterobacter bugandensis genomic window:
- the galE gene encoding UDP-glucose 4-epimerase GalE, with protein MRVLVTGGSGYIGSHTCVQLLQNGHDVIILDNLCNSKRSVLPVIERLGGKQPTFVEGDIRNEALMTEILHDHAIEAVIHFAGLKAVGESVAKPLEYYDNNVNGTLRLISAMRAANVKNFIFSSSATVYGDQPKIPYVESFPTGTPQSPYGKSKLMVEQILTDLQKAQPEWSIALLRYFNPVGAHPSGDMGEDPQGIPNNLMPYIAQVAVGRRDSLAIFGNDYPTEDGTGVRDYIHVMDLADGHVAAMQQLADKPGVHIYNLGAGVGSSVLDVVNAFSKACGKPVKYHFAPRREGDLPAYWADATKADKELNWRVTRTLDEMAQDTWHWQSRHPQGYPD; from the coding sequence ATGCGAGTTCTGGTAACAGGTGGTAGCGGTTACATCGGAAGTCATACCTGTGTGCAGCTGCTGCAAAATGGTCACGATGTGATCATCCTCGACAACCTGTGCAATAGTAAGCGCAGCGTGCTGCCGGTGATTGAACGTCTTGGCGGTAAACAGCCGACTTTCGTTGAAGGCGACATCCGCAACGAAGCGCTGATGACCGAGATCCTTCACGACCACGCCATCGAAGCGGTGATCCACTTCGCGGGGCTGAAAGCGGTCGGTGAATCCGTTGCGAAACCGCTTGAGTATTACGACAACAACGTCAACGGTACCCTGCGTCTGATCTCCGCCATGCGCGCGGCAAACGTCAAAAACTTTATCTTTAGCTCCTCCGCCACCGTCTATGGCGATCAGCCAAAAATTCCTTACGTTGAAAGCTTCCCGACCGGTACGCCGCAAAGTCCGTACGGCAAAAGCAAGCTGATGGTGGAGCAGATCCTGACCGATCTGCAAAAAGCCCAGCCGGAGTGGAGCATCGCGCTGCTGCGCTACTTCAATCCGGTCGGCGCCCATCCGTCTGGCGATATGGGTGAAGATCCGCAGGGTATTCCGAACAACCTGATGCCGTATATCGCGCAGGTTGCCGTGGGCCGCCGCGACTCGCTGGCGATTTTTGGCAATGACTACCCCACCGAAGATGGTACCGGCGTGCGCGACTACATCCACGTCATGGATCTGGCCGACGGCCACGTGGCCGCGATGCAGCAGCTGGCGGATAAACCTGGCGTTCATATTTACAACCTCGGCGCCGGCGTCGGCAGCAGCGTGCTGGACGTGGTCAATGCCTTCAGCAAAGCCTGCGGCAAGCCGGTGAAATACCACTTCGCACCGCGTCGTGAGGGCGATCTCCCTGCTTACTGGGCCGACGCCACCAAGGCCGACAAAGAGCTTAACTGGCGTGTGACGCGCACGCTTGATGAAATGGCACAGGATACCTGGCACTGGCAGTCACGCCACCCGCAAGGCTATCCGGACTAA
- the modF gene encoding molybdate ABC transporter ATP-binding protein ModF, protein MSSLHISQGTFRLSDTRTLTIADLTIRAGESWAFVGTNGSGKSALARALAGELTLLKGECRSDFTRLTRLSFEQLQKLVSDEWQRNNTDLLSPGEEDTGRTAAEIIQDEVKDPARCQHLAEQFGISALLNRRFKYLSTGETRKTLLCQALMSQPELLILDEPFDGLDVHSRAQLAALLDSLNQEGYTIVLVLNRFDEIPDFVQNAGVLADCSLIETGEKSALLRQALIAQLAHSEKLAGIALPDPDAPAARHGLDPRQPLIVLRDGVVSYDERPILNHLSWTVNPGEHWQIVGPNGAGKSTLLSLITGDHPQGYSNDLTLFGRRRGSGETIWDIKKHIGYVSSSLHLDYRVSTTVRNVILSGYFDSIGIYQAVSDKQHKLAQQWLDILGMDNRVADAPFHSLSWGQQRLALIVRALVKHPTLLILDEPLQGLDPLNRQLVRRFVDVLISEGETQLLFVSHHAEDAPACITHRLEFVADGEGYRYLLSNVD, encoded by the coding sequence ATGTCATCATTGCATATTTCGCAAGGTACGTTTCGTCTTAGCGATACCCGAACGCTGACGATTGCCGATCTGACAATACGCGCGGGTGAAAGCTGGGCGTTTGTCGGCACTAACGGCAGCGGTAAATCCGCGCTGGCCCGCGCGCTGGCCGGAGAGCTTACCCTTCTCAAAGGCGAATGCCGGAGCGATTTCACGCGCCTGACGCGCCTGTCCTTTGAACAGCTACAGAAGCTGGTCAGCGACGAGTGGCAGCGCAACAATACCGATTTACTCAGTCCTGGCGAAGAAGATACCGGCCGCACGGCGGCGGAAATTATTCAGGATGAGGTGAAAGATCCCGCCCGCTGTCAGCATCTGGCGGAACAGTTTGGCATTTCCGCGCTGCTGAACCGGCGCTTTAAGTACCTCTCTACCGGCGAGACGCGGAAAACGCTGCTGTGCCAGGCGCTCATGAGCCAGCCGGAGCTGCTGATTCTGGATGAGCCCTTTGACGGGCTGGATGTCCACTCCCGCGCCCAGCTGGCTGCCCTGCTGGACTCTCTGAATCAGGAAGGCTATACGATCGTACTGGTGCTGAACCGCTTTGATGAAATTCCTGACTTCGTGCAGAACGCGGGCGTGCTGGCAGACTGTAGCCTGATCGAAACCGGAGAAAAGTCCGCGCTGCTCCGACAGGCGCTGATTGCCCAGCTTGCGCACAGCGAAAAGCTGGCGGGCATTGCGCTGCCGGATCCCGACGCGCCGGCAGCACGCCACGGTCTCGATCCCCGGCAGCCGCTTATCGTCCTGCGCGATGGCGTAGTCTCCTATGACGAACGACCGATCCTGAATCACCTCAGCTGGACGGTCAATCCTGGCGAACACTGGCAGATTGTCGGTCCCAACGGCGCGGGGAAATCCACGCTGCTGAGCCTGATAACCGGCGATCACCCGCAGGGCTACAGCAACGATCTAACGCTGTTTGGCCGCCGTCGCGGCAGCGGCGAAACCATCTGGGATATCAAAAAGCACATTGGCTACGTTAGCAGCAGCCTGCATCTGGATTACCGGGTCAGTACCACGGTACGCAACGTGATCCTTTCCGGCTATTTTGATTCCATCGGCATTTATCAGGCAGTGTCAGATAAACAGCACAAGCTGGCCCAGCAGTGGCTGGATATTCTGGGGATGGATAACCGGGTGGCTGACGCGCCGTTTCATAGCCTGTCGTGGGGGCAGCAGCGCCTGGCACTGATCGTTCGCGCGCTGGTAAAACACCCTACGCTCCTGATCCTCGACGAGCCGCTGCAGGGGCTGGATCCGCTTAACCGACAGCTGGTCCGCCGCTTTGTGGACGTGCTGATTAGCGAAGGTGAAACGCAGCTGCTGTTCGTTTCACACCATGCCGAAGATGCCCCCGCCTGCATCACCCACCGCCTCGAGTTCGTCGCGGACGGTGAGGGTTATCGCTACCTTCTCAGCAACGTAGATTAA
- the modE gene encoding molybdenum-dependent transcriptional regulator, which produces MQAEILLTLRLQQKLFADPRRIALLKQIEQTGSISQGAKNAGISYKSAWDAINDMNTLSEHPLVDRATGGKGGGGAVVTRYGLRLIQLYDLLGQIQQKAFDVLSDDDNVPLDSLLAAISRFSLQTSARNQWFGTVTARDNLQVQQHVEILLADGVTRLKAAITAQSAERLDLDEGKEVLVLLKAPWVNITRDPDKAKAADNQLRGTISHIERGKEQCEVLMPLADGQALCATVPLSEANDLEEGAVVTAYFNADRVIIATLC; this is translated from the coding sequence ATGCAGGCCGAAATTCTTCTTACTCTCCGACTTCAGCAAAAGCTTTTCGCCGATCCCCGACGTATTGCCCTGCTTAAACAGATAGAACAAACCGGCTCAATTAGCCAGGGCGCTAAGAACGCCGGGATTAGCTATAAAAGCGCCTGGGATGCTATCAATGACATGAACACCCTGAGCGAGCATCCGCTGGTGGACAGAGCCACAGGGGGCAAAGGCGGTGGAGGTGCTGTTGTCACACGCTACGGCCTGCGCCTGATTCAGCTCTACGATCTCCTGGGCCAGATTCAGCAAAAAGCGTTCGATGTATTGAGTGACGACGACAACGTTCCGCTGGACAGCTTGCTGGCCGCCATTTCCCGCTTCTCGTTGCAGACCAGCGCCCGCAACCAGTGGTTTGGTACGGTGACGGCGCGCGATAATCTCCAGGTACAGCAGCATGTTGAGATCCTGCTTGCCGATGGTGTCACCCGTCTGAAAGCGGCGATAACGGCCCAGAGCGCAGAGCGCCTTGACCTGGATGAAGGTAAAGAGGTGCTGGTGTTGCTGAAAGCACCCTGGGTCAATATCACACGCGACCCGGACAAAGCAAAGGCGGCTGATAACCAGCTGCGGGGCACCATCAGCCATATCGAACGCGGCAAGGAGCAGTGCGAAGTGCTGATGCCCCTGGCAGACGGACAGGCGCTTTGCGCCACGGTCCCGCTCAGCGAGGCGAACGATTTAGAAGAAGGTGCTGTCGTCACCGCATATTTCAACGCGGACCGGGTGATTATCGCCACATTGTGCTGA
- a CDS encoding AcrZ family multidrug efflux pump-associated protein, with protein sequence MLELLKSLVFAVIMVPVVMAIILGAIYGLGEVFNVFSNIGHRDRAKKQH encoded by the coding sequence ATGTTAGAGTTGTTGAAAAGTCTGGTATTCGCCGTGATCATGGTACCAGTAGTGATGGCCATCATCCTCGGTGCCATCTACGGCCTGGGTGAAGTTTTCAACGTCTTTTCGAATATCGGTCACCGAGACCGTGCGAAAAAGCAGCATTAA